The genomic DNA TTCCCAACTATCTGAGAATCCGTACCGGCTCATTGAAGAAGTGGAAGGGGTCGGCTTCCAACGTGCGGATGAGCTTGGTAGGCATCTTGGCATTACAGGCAATCATCCTGCAAGGATTAAAGCGGCCATTTTGCATGCACTCAATCAAGCGGTGCAATCGGCGGGGCATGTCTACGCAGAAGCGGAGTCGACTTTGCCGGAAGTGAAGCGCTTGCTTGAAATGAGTCAACCTGTGGACATCCCATTTACGGCTATTTCCCAGGCAATTATTGAACTTGTCGAGGAAGGGAAATTAGCAGCAGAAGGGCAAAAACTCTATATTCCATCCCTTTATTTCTCAGAAATCGGCATTGCCTCGAAACTAGAACGACTGATGCAAAATGATACGACGGACCAGTTTCCAGTGTCTGAAATCAGGAAAGCAGTAGGGGAAGTGGAAGAGCGTTTAGGCGTCAATTATGCGGAAACGCAAGTCGCGGCGATTGAAACGGCCCTTCATTCACCGACGATGATTTTAACAGGTGGACCGGGGACAGGAAAAACGACGGTGATTCGCGGGTTGGTTGAGGTGTATGCGGAGCTGCATGGCTTATCGCTTGATCCGAATGAGTATGCCAAAAAGAAAGAACCTTTTCCAATTGTGTTGGCGGCACCGACAGGACGTGCGGCGAAGCGGATGTCTGAATCGACAGGTTTACCTGCTATGACAATTCACCGTTTGTTAGGCTTTAACGGGCTCGAAAAGGAAGAAGAAACCGAGCGAGAAGTCGAAGGGCGACTCATTATTATTGATGAAATGTCGATGGTAGACACATGGCTAGCGCATCAATTACTAAAGGCGCTGGCGGACGATGTCCAACTGCTTTTTGTGGGTGACCAAGACCAATTACCTCCCGTCGGACCGGGCCAAGTGCTACGGGATATGCTGGATTCTGGGAAAGTTCCAGTTGTCGAGCTGACTGAAATTTACCGGCAAAGTGCGGGCTCGACGATTATTGAAATGGCGCATATGATTAAGCGGTCTGAATGGTCTGCGGATATTACGCAAAAAACCTCGGATCGTTCTTTCATTAAAGCGAGCGGTGATCGGATTTTGGAAGTCGTTGAGCAAGTTGTCAAAAATGCCATTACAAAAGGCCATCACATTAAAGACATTCAAGTGCTTGCGCCAATGTATCGAGGTCCGGCTGGAATTGATGGCTTGAACAAAATGATTCAAGAGATGGTCAATCCACCTGGGCCTGACCGAAAGGAAGTCGTATTTGGCGAGGCGGTCTATCGAATCGGTGACAAAGTACTGCAACTCGTCAATCAACCTGAGAGTAACGTTTTCAATGGGGATATGGGCGAGGTTATTTCAATCATCAAGGCAAAAGAAACAATCGATAAAAAAGAGCTACTGGTTGTGTCCTATGATGGGATCGAAGTAACGTATGAACGCAGTGATTTAAACCAAATTACATTGGCCTACTGTTGTTCGATCCATAAATCACAGGGCAGTGAATTTCCAATTGTTATTATGCCAATTGTGCGAAGTCAACGGAAAATGCTACGCCGCAATTTATTGTACACAGGCATTACACGTGCGAAAAATTTTCTCATTCTTTGCGGAGAGCCAGAAGAATTCAGAGTCGGCATTAGCCGAACGGATGAGTTGGAAAGGCAGACGACGTTGAAAGAACGATTGAATGGGGAATTTGTTGGGCTAGAAGCTCAAGAGGAGCCAACTTCAGAGCAAGAAGAGCAGGCGATATCGACAGAGGAGTTACAGCCAGCTGTTTATGCGCTCACAGTGGAGACATTTCTTGCAGTTGACCCGTTGATTGGCATGAAAGGCATCTCACCTTACGATTATCTCGAAGCTTCTGATTGACAAGACCAGTGAATTTTTCTATAATCCAGATAGAAATGCTGAAGCTGAGCATCACAATCATACGAAATACGTTGACGGAGAAAGTACATATGTTTACTCGTTCAGAAAGAAGCCCCTTGGCTGAAAGGGCTTTCGAGTGTGCGTGTCGAAAAGCTACTCCTGAGTGCAGCTCATCCCTGCCGTTCGCCGCGTTAAGGCAACCAGAGATGCCGAATGCAATTCGATTCGGTAATTAGGGTGGTACCGCGAGACTAACATCTTCGTCCCTTGTTTTAGGGGCGAGGATTTTTTTGTGTGTCCGTACGATGCGGGTATGCAGTCGTTGCGAATCGAACTACGAAGGTTTCGATTTGCCGCGTTTCTGTGTTTTGCGGAAATTAAGGCACCTTCCTTCAGGACGTCGCGCACTTAGACTGCCTTCCTCTGATCGCCGCCATCCCTGTATTTTTTCAAACTATTAAGGAGGAATATTGATGAAAAAACAAACGTCATCGCAAATCCGTAACATGTTCTTAGAATACTTTAAGGAAAAGGGACATAGTGTAGAGCCGTCTGCACCACTTGTTCCAATTGATGATGCATCGCTTTTATGGATTAATAGTGGTGTTGCGACATTAAAGAAATATTTTGATGGACGTGTCGTTCCGACAAATCCGCGGATTGTTAATGCACAAAAATCGATCCGTACAAATGACATTGAAAACGTTGGGAAAACAGCACGTCACCATACATTTTTTGAAATGCTTGGTAACTTTTCCATCGGAGATTACTTCAAAGAAGAAGCAATTATTCGTGCGTGGGAATTTCTAACGGATGCAAAATGGATTGGCTTTGATCCAGAACTATTGTCTATCACGGTTCATCCTGAAGACGAAGAGGCTTATGCAATTTGGCGCGATAAAATCGGCATTCCAGAAGAGCGGATTATCCGATTGGAAGGGAACTTCTGGGATATCGGAGAAGGTCCAAGCGGTCCGAACTCTGAAATCTTCTATGACCGAGGACCGGCATATGGCGATGATTATTCAGATCCTGAACTGTATCCCGGCGGAGAAAATGAGCGCTACCTGGAAGTTTGGAACCTTGTATTCTCAGAGTTCAATCATAACCCGGATCATACGTACACACCGCTTCCGAAAAAGAATATCGATACAGGTATGGGGCTAGAGCGTCTAGCTTCTATTATCCAAAATGTCCCAACGAACTTCGATACAGATTTATTCATGCCGATTATGCATGCCATTGAACGGGTTTCAGGTGAAAAATACGGCGTAGATACACAGAAAGACACGGCATTCAAAGTCATTGCAGACCATATCCGCACAGTGGCGTTTGCGATTGGAGATGGAGCATTGCCGTCCAATGAAGGTCGTGGCTACGTACTAAGAAGATTGCTACGCAGAGCCGTCCGTTTTGCGAAACAGCTCGGCATTAATGATCCATTCATGTACAATCTTGTGCCAGTAGTAGGGGAAATCATGAAGGATTTCTATCCGGAAGTGGACGACAAACAAGCTTTCATTATGAAAGTGATTAAAAATGAAGAAGAGCGTTTCCATGAAACATTGACGGAAGGCTTAGCGATTTTGTCAGGTGTTATTGATAATGCAAAATCATCAGGCACATCTGTTGTTCCTGGAGCCGATGCATTTCGTTTGTATGACACATATGGCTTCCCATTCGAATTGACAGAGGAATTCGCGGAAGAGGCTGGAATCGCTGTTGATCGGGCTGGTTTCGATGCAGAGATGGAAAATCAACGTCAACGTGCACGTGCGGCTCGTCAAGACGTTGACTCGATGCATGTTCAATCAGGTATTCTTGGCGACATCCATGATGTGAGTGAATTTATTGGCTACGATCAATTGCAATGCGAAGCAACTGTTGTTGCGCTTTTACAGCAAGGGGTAGCAGTGGAGCAAGCATCTGAAGGGGACGAAATTCAGTTCATCCTCAATCGCACACCGTTCTATGCGGAAAGTGGCGGACAAGTAGCGGATAAAGGGACGATTAGTGGTGAGACTTTCATTGCAGATATCAAAGATGTGCAAAAAGCGCCAAACGGGCAAAACTTGCATACAGCGATTATCCGTTCAGGTGAATTGCTCAAAGGTGCGACTGTTCATGCAGAAGTACAGCAAGAGGAGCGGAAGCTGACGATTCGTAACCATACGGCGACGCATTTATTGCACAAAGCATTGAAAGAAGTATTAGGTGAGCACGTCAACCAAGCCGGCTCTTATGTAGGGCCAGATCGTCTGCGCTTCGACTTCTCTCATTTTGGTCAGGTAACGAAAGAAGAATTGGAAACCATTGAACAAATGGTGAATGAGCAAATTTGGCAAGATATCGCAGTAAACATTGCAGAAAAACCAATTGCCGAAGCGAAGGAAATGGGCGCAATGGCATTGTTCGGCGAAAAATACGGCGATATTGTTCGTGTCGTATCAGTAGGCGATTACTCGATTGAACTGTGCGGAGGCTGTCACGTCACATCGACATCCGTTATTGGTATGTTTAAACTCGTATCCGAGAGTGGAATCGGTGCGGGTACTCGTCGTATCGAGGCACTGACAGGCCAACAGGCTTTCCGTTCTTTTAAAGAGGAAGAAGCGATGCTTGTTAGCGCGGCGGGGCTTTTGAAAGCGAACCCGAAAGATCTTGTGACGAAAATTGGGTCCGTGTTAGCGGATATGAAAGAATTACAGCGTGAAAACGACTCGCTCGCTGCTAAGCTCGGCAATAGCCAAGTGGCAGACATTCTAGCAGCGGCACAGCAAATCAACGATGTCTCGGTCATCGCAGCGCGCGTTGATGTGAAAGATAATAACGGATTGCGTCAGATGATGGATGAAATGAAGCAAAAATTGTCGAAAGCTGTAATCGTTCTTGGAGCAGCAGCAGATGGCAAAGTCATGCTCGTTTCAGGCGTAACGGAAGATTTGAAAACAGGGAACTATCATGCAGGCAAAATCGTCAGTCATGTTGCAGCGCAGTGTGATGGAAAAGGCGGCGGACGACCTGATATGGCAATGGCTGGAGCAAAAGATGCGTCCAAACTTGATGAAGCGCTTCAATCCGTGTATGATTATGTCAAATCTGTTTAACCGAAATTGCAAATCGGGTATACTTATAGACGGAGTACAGGTACGATTCGATTTGTAAAAACGGATGATCTGAAAGCGGGGTGTCGATCATGAATTCATACGACAAAACGATGAAATTCAACTTTCCTGAAGAGTCGATGGAGCAGGAAGTGAAGCAGGTCATGCTTCATGTGCACAAGGCACTTGATGATAAGGGGTATAATCCAATCAATCAGATTGTCGGTTATCTTCTATCAGGCGACCCAGCATATATACCACGTCATGAAGATGCACGCAATTCGATTCGGAAACTAGAACGGGACGAAATTCTTGAGGAACTCGTAAAGTTTTATATCCGTGAAAACGGAGGGAATATGGATTGAGAACAATGGGATTAGATGTCGGGACCAAAACAGTCGGCATTGCGATTAGTGATGCACTTGGGTGGACAGCCCAAGGCATTGAAACGCTCAAGGTCGATGAGGGTGCCGGTCAGTTCGGCATAGAAAGAATTCAGCAACTCGTGAAAGAATACGATGTAAATGGATTCGTAGTCGGATACCCCAAAAACATGAATAACACGATTGGACCGAGAGGGGAAGCATCTGAAAAGTATGCAGAACTGCTCAAAGAAACATTTGGTCTTCCCGTTATATTATGGGATGAGCGACTGACAACGATGGCTGCTGAGCGCGTGTTAATTGATGCAGATGTTAGCCGGAAAAAAAGAAAGACTGTAATCGATAAGATGGCAGCAATCATGATCCTGCAAGGGTATCTTGATTCAAAAAATTGATGAGGTGATTGGAATGGTAGAGCACGGACAAGAAACAATGACGATTGTAGATGAAAACGGAAATGAACACGTATGTGAAGTAATCTTCACATTTGACTCAGAAGACTTTGGTAAGTCGTATGTTCTTTATCACATACTAGGTCAAGATGATACAGATGATGAGGAAGTTGAAATTCATGCATCTGCATTCATCCCTTCTGAAGACAATCAAGATGGCGAATTAATGCCAATCGAAGATGATGCTGAGTGGGAAATGATCGAAGAAATGTTGAACACGTTCCTTGCAGAAGAGGACGAAGACGAAGAATAAACCATATGTGCACGGACGGGACGGTGCAGACCGTTCCGTCTTTCTTTGTGTTTTCCTTGGCTTTAGCAGGAGATCGCACAAGGGAATGGTACTAGTGCATCCCTGCGCTTTTCTTATTGAAAGAGGTGATTTAGTATGGACAATGAGAATGGTTCAAAAAAAGAAGTCATGCTTGAGCGAATGACTGAAAAGAAAAAAGAAGTAAAAGTCGTTAGAAAAATCGTTTTTGGTATTGCATTGGTCGTTGTGCTTATTGGCTTAATCGGTGGATTTGCAACTTTTAACTATGTAACAGGGGCACTTGAACCGATGGATCCGAAATCGAAAAAAGTCATTCAAGTGGAGATTCCAATTGGCTCAGGCTTGAATGCAATCTCTGCAGAACTGCAAGAAAAAGGGATTATTAAAAATGCACGTATTTTTAAATACTATGCGAAGTTTAACAATGAATCACAGTTTCAAGCGGGTACATATGGGCTAACAAAAGCAATGACACCAGATGAATTAATCCAAAGTTTGAAAACCGGAAAAGTATATCGCACACCTGTCTTTACGGTGGCTGTTCCTGAAGGATTGACTGTGCAGCAGATTGCTGACATTGTTGAAAAGCGTACGGGTCATACTGCAGAAGCTTTTCTTGCGTATATTAATGATCCAGAAACCATTGACTATTTGATGGGGAAATATCCACAACTTTTGACCGAGGATATTAAAGCGGAATCAGTTCGTTATCCTTTGGAAGGGTACTTATTCCCAGCGACCTATCCATTTTACGAGGATAAGCCATCCCTTGAAACGATTGTCGATTCAATGGTACAAGCAACAAATGTCAACGTGACACCTTACCTTGATTTCCTTGATCAGGAAGGAAAATCGGTTCATTGGCTATTGACATTTGCTTCTTTACTTGAAAAGGAAGCGACGGCACAATCAGATCGTGAAACGATTGCCAGTGTATTTTACAATCGCTTAAAAGTCGATATGCCTTTGCAGACGGATCCAACTGTTCTCTACGCACTTGGCGAACATAAAGATCGCGTTCTCTATGCGGATTTAGAAATTGATAATCCATATAATACGTACAAAAATAAAGGACTACCACCAGGACCAATTGCTGGGGCCGGTGTGTCTTCGATCAAAGCCGTAGTGGATCCATCGAGGACTGATTATCTGTTCTTCTTAGCGGATAAAAAAGGAGTCAATCACTTCACGGATAATTATGATCAGCACTTGGAAAATAAGAAGAAGTATATAGATGGACAATAAGGCAATGAACATGAAGGACTGGAGTGGGCAATTTGGACAACTATGATGCATATATTGCAAGCTTCGTAAAAGAAAAAGAGCCCTTCATCGAGGAGATGGAAAGGTACGCGGAAGATCAGTGTGTGCCCATCATGGATAGCGGCGGGATTGAAACATTTATCGGTCTTTTACGCATTCAACGGCCGAAAAAAATTCTAGAACTTGGCAGTGCCATTGGCTATTCAGCAATACGGATTGCAGGGGCGTTGAAAGAATCAACCATCGTGACTGTTGAGCGGGATCCCGCACGTTATCAGAAGGCATTCGACAATATTCAGCGGAGTGACTGTGCCGAGCGTATTCAAATCATTGAGGCGGATGCGTTGTTGACAGAGGATCCTGCAATTTTTGAACAGACCTATGATGCATTGTTCATTGACGCAGCGAAAGGGCAATATCAACGCTTCTTTGAAAAATATGCATCAACTGTTGCTACTGGCGGTGTCATCTATTGCGATAATCTGTTCATGCATGGTATGGTATTGCTCGAAGCAAATGAAGTGCCGCGACGCAAGCGTACGATGATTCGCAATTTGAAGGAATTTACGCGCTGGGTTATGGCACACCCCGATTTTGAAACAGCATTGCTCCCAGTAGGAGACGGACTGTTAATCGCGGTGAAAAAATAAGAAACAATCGATTGAGGAGAGTTTGAAGATGAATTCAAGAAAACCTCTCGTCATCGGCATTGCTGGTGGTTCGGGATCTGGAAAGACGAGCGTTACACATGCAATCTATGACGTGTTTAAGGAGCATTCTGTTGTTGTCATTGAACAGGATTACTATTATAAAGACCAGTCCCATCTAGTATTTGAAGAGCGTCTAGCAACTAATTATGACCATCCGTTGGCATTCGATACGGATTTGCTCATTCAACATGTTGGGCGGCTACTCGAGCGGGAAACGATTGAAAAACCTGTCTACGATTATTCGCTGCACACAAGGTCAGACGAGACGGTTGTCATTGAGCCGCAAGATGTTATCATTTTAGAAGGGATTTTGGTCCTTGAAGATGAGCGGCTACGTGAGCTGATGGATATTAAGTTATTCGTTGATACGGATGCGGATTTGCGCATTATTCGTCGCATTATGCGGGACATTAATGAGCGTGGTAGAACAATCGAGTCAGTGATTGATCAATATATGTCCGTTGTTCGCCCAATGCATAATCAATTCATCGAGCCAACGAAGAGATATGCGGATATTATTATTCCAGAAGGCGGACAGAATGAAGTCGCGATTGACCTAATGGTTACAAAAATAAAAACAATTCTTGAATCTGGCACGAAACTGTAATATGATGATGACATAATAATTCAATAAAGATGAAAACTATGTCGCATACCTCTTGTAGGAGCGGCATAGTATTTTTATGAAGAGGAATATGAGGAGTGTTGTGAAATGATTACTGAAAAGAAGTTTCCAATGACGGCAACAGGTAAACAAAAGCTTGAGGAAGAGCTTGAATTTTTGAAAACGGTTAAGCGTAAAGAAGTGGTTGAGCGTATTAAAATTGCTCGAAGCTACGGCGACCTATCGGAAAACTCCGAATACGATTCTGCGAAAGAAGATCAGGCTTTCCTAGAAGGTAAAATCTCAACGTTAGAATCAATGATCCGTAATGCGGTAATTATTACAGAAGACGAACTAAATACTGACGAAGTCCGCCTTGGGAAAACGGTTACATTTAAAGAACTACCGGACGGCGACGAAGAAACGTATACGATTGTTGGTTCTGCAGAAGCGAATCCGCTGGAAGGTCTTATTTCAAATGATTCACCAATTGCCAAAGGCCTAATCGGTCGTTGTAAAGGTGACGAAGTGAAAATCGTAACACCGGGTGGAGAAATGTCGGTTACCATTCTTGAAATAAAATAACTCGATGTGCCGCCTTCTACATGAGGGCGGTTTTACTCTTTTTCTTAAGAAGGGATGCGCTTTTCTTATGAAACCTTTGCACTTGTCAATCGTCCAATAACAGATTGGCAAACTGACAAAATCGAAACGGAGTTGATTGCGTATGAATGGACAAGACCCGGAGCTTTCAAGGGTAAGTCGTAAAAAAGGACGCAACCGTAAAGACAACATCTTGAACATTTTGATCGGCGTGGTCGTCATATTGATTGTGATTACTGCATCCATCATATTTGCTGGAAACAATGATGGTGAACAGGTTAGTGATAAGGGTGCGGTGACAGAAGAAAATCGACCAAATGACAACGATGATAAAAGTGATCCAAAGGATAAAGGACAAGAAGGTCCAGTTGTGGATGAAGACGAAGACGAAGACGTATCAGTAAAAGATGATGAACCAATAACGGATTCGATGGCGGATGAGGATAGTACTACAGAATCTGAAACGGTTACAAGTAGTCCATCAGATGATGCTGCTGTTGCGGAAACATTGGTTGATTCGTCATGGCAACCGATTGGAACGACTCAAACGGGTAATCATGTATCACTTTATGACGGTACGTCTGTAGACTGGAATGAAAAGAAGCAAGCACTTGCCTATGCAACGGGACTACCAGAAGATACAATGATTTTTTGGAAAATCAAAAATGGTGGGGATCCACAAAAATCCATCGGTATTGTTTCCTCACAAGATACAACGGAGAAATACCGTGTCTACTTGGAATGGGTGGATGGAGAAGGATGGAAGCCTACGAAGATGGACGTGTTAACGACATTGGAAGGGCAAAAGTAAGCAATATATAGGTTGGACTTATGATTTGCACCCAATCTCCAGCGAAGGTGCCTTACATGCGGTAGCCAACCGAACAACGAAGGGTTCGGTTTGTATAATTTCTGTGTCCTTTGCAGAAATTATACAGAAAATGCAAAGGAGTAACTAGTTAGGTGGGAGGCATCCGCAAGCGCCAAGCGTTGTTGGGAAGTTTCTTTTGTTCAATGTATGATAGTTAAAAAGAAACCTGTGGAGGGAATTAGATGAGAATCGCAGTAATTGGTGCAATGGAAGAAGAAGTAGAATTATTACGTAAAGAAATTGTTTCGGGCAAAGTAACAGTGGTAGCGGATTGTGAATTTATCGAAGGAGAAATTGGGCAACATACGGTGATCCTTGTGAAAAGCGGAATCGGTAAAGTCAATGCTGCCATTGCAACGACGTTATTATTGAATAATTATAAGCCTGATGTAGTCCTCAATACAGGATCTGCGGGTGGTTTCCAAACATCGCTAGAAGTCGGTACAGTCGTTATTTCTGATGAAGTCCGACATCACGATGTCGATGTGACAGCATTTGGTTATGAGCATGGGCAAGTACCTGGTCAACCTGCTGCTTATGTTGCGGATGAAAAATTAGTAACAATTGCACGTGCTGCGGTTGAAGAAATTGGCGAACATGCACATGCAACGGGACTTATCGCTTCGGGTGATGTCTTTATGAGTGATCCTGTACGCGTTGAAAAAGTGCGAGAATTATTCCCAACGATGATTGCTGCAGAAATGGAAGCTTCGGCTGTTGCACAAGTATGTCATCAGTTTGGCACACCATTTGTTGTGATTCGTGCATTATCAGATATTGCAGGCAAAGAATCATCTATTAGTTTTGATGAATTTCTCCCGATTGCGGCACGCCATTCAACAGATATTGTTTTACAAGCTATCTCGAAACTTTAAACATTTCATGGTAAGATAGACGTAAGGGTCTTTTATTTTAAAGATGTTTTCAAGGAGGGAACCCACTATGTTATATTTAATGGCTGGTACATTCGTTGGTACGGCAATCATCGCACTTATTATTGCACGTGAGGTTAGTGCAGACTGAGGCTGGATAAAAAGAGGCGTTTCCGATGTCGGGGGTCACTCCCGCATGGAAACGCCTTTTGATTTTCCAGACAAGGGAACGTTAGCTTTATTCATGTCTAGCTCCAGGCGCCAGCCGCTTGGGTCATAAGCTGTTTCGGCTATGAGGCAAAGAACGCCTCTTCGTGCTTGCAGGATGCAGGTATGCAATCATTGCCGCAGGACGCGGCGGACTTAGATTGCCTTCCCTAAATCTAAATCATCTTATGCCTGTCGCGTCTTAGTGGGCGCCTAACGCCTGGGCCTACAGGAAGTAGGTCATGCAGTCGTTGCCACAGGACGTGGCGATTTTAGACTGCTTTCCGCTATTCATTATATTCATGTTTAAATAACTGATACAATTTAACGATTGCACGTTTTTCAATGCGGGAAACATAGCTTCTTGAAATATTGAGTTGCTCGGCAATTTCCTTTTGTGTCATCGGTTGATCGTCTAACAGGCCGTAGCGTCGTTGAATGATTTCGAGCTCTCTACCGTCAAGTTTTCCAAGATGCCTATACAGCCGTTCTTTTCGTTCTTTTTGCTCGACGGTATCGACCGGTGCTTCGTCATCTGTTTGCAGCAGATCGGCAATTTGGAGTGACTGCCCATCTTTATCCATACCGATTGGGTCAAATAGTGATACATCTTTTTGCACTTTTTTTTGCGTGCGTAAGTACATGAGTATTTCGTTTTCGATACAGCGTGCAGCATATGTGGCAAGTTTCGTTTTGCGGTCGGGCGTGAAGCTGTTGACGGCTTTCATAAGTCCAATTGTCCCGATTGAAATATAGTCATCAAGCAGTTCATGTTTTGGGTGGAATTTTTTTACGATATGTGCGACAAGTCGCATGTTGCGTTCAATGAGTTCATCCCGAGCGTCTTCATCGCCTTCTGCAAGCCGTGCAAGGCAAGCTGCTTCCTCTTCTTTTGATAAGGGACGTTGAAATGCCTGCCCTCTGATATAGCCAATCACGGCAGGAATCTCAAGCCATAGCTGGACCATCGCCATGACAAACCCGCTCATCGGGCCACCTCCTGTGTCGTTGTATGACAGCATATGCGGTCGCGCCTTGCCATATCACCGATTATTCAGTCGGACAGGCGGTACAGGATGTCCGTATTTTCGAACAAAGCGTGTAATGTGGATGATTATGTTATAATCATTTCAGAAACAGTACTATATCGGAGTGGATAACATGTATAACAACTTTTTACCAAGTGAATACGTCAAAAATGTTTTTCATATTCAACCAGAGAAACTAGTAGCCAGAGGCGTTAAAGGGATTATTACGGATCTAGACAATACACTTGTCGAATGGGACCGACCTCTTGCGACCGCTGAAATCATTGACTGGGTGACATCTATGAGAGACGTTGGCATACAAGTGATGATTGTTTCGAATAACAATAACACGCGCGTGAAAGCATTTTGTGATCCGCTTGGGATTCCATTCATTTGCGATGCTCGTAAGCCACTAAGAAAGTCTTTTAACAAGGCACTTATGACTATGGGTATCCAAAAAGAGCAAGCGGTTTTCATCGGTGATCAGATGATGACCGATATTCTGGGCGGTAACCGGGCAGGCTTGCACACAATACTTGTTGTGCCAGTGGCTAGCTCTGACGGTTTCTTCACAAAGTTTAACCGAATGATGGAAAGAAGAATTATGGCCAAGCTTAAACGTAAAGGCCTGTTGAAGTGGGAGGAATAAGTTTGGAAGAGATTAAATGTATTGGTTGCGGGATTACGATTCAGACAGATAATCCGAAAGCAGAGGGCTATACGCCACCTGTTTCGTTGGAAAAAGACGATGTTATTTGTAAACGCTGCTTTCGATTACGCAATTACAATGAGCTACAACCCGTATCGTTATCAGGAGACGATTTTTTAAATATCTTAAACGGTATTGGACAAAAGGATGGTTTAGTCGTTAAAATCGTTGACATTTTCGATTTTAACGGTAGCTGGATCAATGGCTTACACCGTTTTGTCGGCAATAAAGATATTTTATTAATCGGCAATAAATCTGATGTTTTACCGAAATCCATTAATCCAAATCGTTTGATTAACTGGATGAAGGCAGAGGCGGTTAAATTAGGATTGAAACCTGCTGATGTTCTGCTCGTTTCTGCGCATAAAGGGCATGGGATGGAAGAGGCACTTGCAGCAATTGACAAGCTTCGTCGTGGTAAAGATGTCTATGTTGTAGGTTGTACAAATGTTGGGAAATCG from Sporosarcina sp. FSL K6-1522 includes the following:
- a CDS encoding O-methyltransferase, yielding MDNYDAYIASFVKEKEPFIEEMERYAEDQCVPIMDSGGIETFIGLLRIQRPKKILELGSAIGYSAIRIAGALKESTIVTVERDPARYQKAFDNIQRSDCAERIQIIEADALLTEDPAIFEQTYDALFIDAAKGQYQRFFEKYASTVATGGVIYCDNLFMHGMVLLEANEVPRRKRTMIRNLKEFTRWVMAHPDFETALLPVGDGLLIAVKK
- the mltG gene encoding endolytic transglycosylase MltG, coding for MDNENGSKKEVMLERMTEKKKEVKVVRKIVFGIALVVVLIGLIGGFATFNYVTGALEPMDPKSKKVIQVEIPIGSGLNAISAELQEKGIIKNARIFKYYAKFNNESQFQAGTYGLTKAMTPDELIQSLKTGKVYRTPVFTVAVPEGLTVQQIADIVEKRTGHTAEAFLAYINDPETIDYLMGKYPQLLTEDIKAESVRYPLEGYLFPATYPFYEDKPSLETIVDSMVQATNVNVTPYLDFLDQEGKSVHWLLTFASLLEKEATAQSDRETIASVFYNRLKVDMPLQTDPTVLYALGEHKDRVLYADLEIDNPYNTYKNKGLPPGPIAGAGVSSIKAVVDPSRTDYLFFLADKKGVNHFTDNYDQHLENKKKYIDGQ
- the mtnN gene encoding 5'-methylthioadenosine/S-adenosylhomocysteine nucleosidase, whose amino-acid sequence is MRIAVIGAMEEEVELLRKEIVSGKVTVVADCEFIEGEIGQHTVILVKSGIGKVNAAIATTLLLNNYKPDVVLNTGSAGGFQTSLEVGTVVISDEVRHHDVDVTAFGYEHGQVPGQPAAYVADEKLVTIARAAVEEIGEHAHATGLIASGDVFMSDPVRVEKVRELFPTMIAAEMEASAVAQVCHQFGTPFVVIRALSDIAGKESSISFDEFLPIAARHSTDIVLQAISKL
- the sigK gene encoding RNA polymerase sporulation sigma factor SigK: MSGFVMAMVQLWLEIPAVIGYIRGQAFQRPLSKEEEAACLARLAEGDEDARDELIERNMRLVAHIVKKFHPKHELLDDYISIGTIGLMKAVNSFTPDRKTKLATYAARCIENEILMYLRTQKKVQKDVSLFDPIGMDKDGQSLQIADLLQTDDEAPVDTVEQKERKERLYRHLGKLDGRELEIIQRRYGLLDDQPMTQKEIAEQLNISRSYVSRIEKRAIVKLYQLFKHEYNE
- a CDS encoding YqeG family HAD IIIA-type phosphatase, whose translation is MYNNFLPSEYVKNVFHIQPEKLVARGVKGIITDLDNTLVEWDRPLATAEIIDWVTSMRDVGIQVMIVSNNNNTRVKAFCDPLGIPFICDARKPLRKSFNKALMTMGIQKEQAVFIGDQMMTDILGGNRAGLHTILVVPVASSDGFFTKFNRMMERRIMAKLKRKGLLKWEE
- the greA gene encoding transcription elongation factor GreA — protein: MITEKKFPMTATGKQKLEEELEFLKTVKRKEVVERIKIARSYGDLSENSEYDSAKEDQAFLEGKISTLESMIRNAVIITEDELNTDEVRLGKTVTFKELPDGDEETYTIVGSAEANPLEGLISNDSPIAKGLIGRCKGDEVKIVTPGGEMSVTILEIK
- the udk gene encoding uridine kinase — encoded protein: MNSRKPLVIGIAGGSGSGKTSVTHAIYDVFKEHSVVVIEQDYYYKDQSHLVFEERLATNYDHPLAFDTDLLIQHVGRLLERETIEKPVYDYSLHTRSDETVVIEPQDVIILEGILVLEDERLRELMDIKLFVDTDADLRIIRRIMRDINERGRTIESVIDQYMSVVRPMHNQFIEPTKRYADIIIPEGGQNEVAIDLMVTKIKTILESGTKL
- a CDS encoding YrrS family protein, with the translated sequence MNGQDPELSRVSRKKGRNRKDNILNILIGVVVILIVITASIIFAGNNDGEQVSDKGAVTEENRPNDNDDKSDPKDKGQEGPVVDEDEDEDVSVKDDEPITDSMADEDSTTESETVTSSPSDDAAVAETLVDSSWQPIGTTQTGNHVSLYDGTSVDWNEKKQALAYATGLPEDTMIFWKIKNGGDPQKSIGIVSSQDTTEKYRVYLEWVDGEGWKPTKMDVLTTLEGQK